The segment GGCGAGCTCGACCCCATCAAGGCCGCGCGCCGGGGCGAGGGGCTGGCCGACCTGGAGGCGGTGCACTACGGCCTGATCCCCCGCGCCAACCGCGGCGTCTTCGCCGTCAACGAGCTGCCCGACCTGCCCGCCCGGGTGCAGGTGGCGCTGTTCAACGTGCTCGAGGAGGGCGACGTCCAGGTGCGCGGCTTCCCGCTGCGGCTGCCGCTCGACGTCTGGCTCGTCTTCAGCGCCAACCCCGAGGACTACACCGCCCGGGGCCGCATCGTCACGCCGCTCAAGGACCGCATCGACGCCGAGATCCGCACCCACTACCCGCGGAGCCTCGAGGCCGGGATGCGCATCACCCGCGCCGAGGCGCGCCTGCCCGAGGGCGTGCGGATCCCCGACTTCGTGGCCCGCGCGGTGGAGCGGGTGGCCTTCCTGGCCCGCCGCGACCCGCGCGTCGACCCGGCGAGCGGCGTGAGCCAGCGCCTGGCCATTGCACTGCTCGAGCAGGTGGCCGCGGGGGCCGAGGCCCGCGCCCTGAGCCAGGGCGAGGCCCCGCTGGCGCGGCCGCGCGACGTCTACGGCGGCCTTTCGGCGATCACCGGCAAGCTCGAGCTCGAGTACGAGGGCGAGCTCGTGGGGGCCGAGGCGCTGGCGCGGGAGCTGATCGCCCGCGCCTTCGCCGAGGAGTGGGGCGAGCGCCCGGGGCTCGAGGCCGTGGCCGCCTGGTTCGAGGAGGGTCGGGTGCTGGAGCTGCCCGACGCGGCGGAGGCCGCCTGGGCGCGCGTCCGGGAGGTGGAGCCGCTCTTCGCACTGGCTACGCCCCACGCGGCGACCGTAGTCGAGGGGGCCGCCTGGGCCGAGTTCGCCCTGGAGGCGCTGGTGGGCCGGGGTCTGCTCCGCCGCGCCGAGGCCGGTTACCGCAAGGCGCCCCCGCCGGAGGTGGCGGACGGCCGGGAGACGCTCCCTCCCTGAGGCAGGCCGGCCGCGCCGCCCGAACCCGTGGTTCCCCCTGCCCCCTCTCCGCCGGCCGCTTCCCTCGTCGCCCCGGCGAAGGCTGGGGGTCCAGGACCCCTTCAGGGGCCGGGGTGGAGGCGCGACCCCGGCGGCGGAAGGTTGAAAGCGCCCTCCCCAAAAGGGGAGGGTCGGGATGGGGCGGTGGAAACCGGCCCGTCGCTTGCGGAAAACCCCTAGCCACCGGCGCGTAGGGCGCATCCGGTGCCAACCGTCACCCACGCCGCAGCCCACACCGCGCACCACGTACCGCCCCCCGCCTCCCCGCGGGGAGGCGGAAAGGAGCCGGCCGCTTAGGAACTTCAACACCGAGCCCTCGCCGGCGGCTCCGGAAAGGGCGCCTTGGAAGGTTGCCGCTAGCCGAGGTTGCGTTTGAGGAGGTGGATCAATTCGGCGAGCTGCTGGCTGAGCTCGCGGTTCTGCTCGACCAGCGTTTCCAGCTTGGCCTCGAGCTTGCCCTCGGAGGCCTGCTGCTCCTCCTGGGCCCGGCGCGAGACCTCGATGGGAATGGCCTTGAAGAGCAGCGAGGTGTTGCCGCAGATGGGGCAGATCAGCCCCGCGGGGGCGACCGAGGGGCCGTAGAAGATGCGGGTGGAGTCCTGGGGGCAGAGCAGGTACTTCTGACCCCCGGCCTCGCCCAGGTAGACGCGCTCGGCCAGCTCGTGCGCCTCCTCGGAGGCGAAGCCCACGTAGTAGTCGCCGCCGATCTCGACGTAGCCCTCGGGCAGGACCTCGCGCGTGGGCACCAGTTCCGACTTCAGCCCGCTGGGAGGCGAGATCCAGGCGAGGCCGTTCCACTTCAGGTGGCGCAGGTGGCGCCGCCCCTGATGGTCCTCGACCTCGATGATGAGGGTGACCTCCGGGTCCTTGGGGTAGTAGAAGAAGCGCACCGCCCGCACGCCCTCCAGGCCTTCCTGCGGCGGCAGGGTGTACGAGAGCGGCCCCTGGCCGCGCTCGGGGTAACCGACCATCCGCTCCAGGTCCTGCCGCGTCAGGCCGGGGGTGCGCTCGTCCCCTTCGAGCAGCAGGCGCACTTTCCGGAAGGCGCGTTCCAAACCCGGGTCGGCTTGCATACCTCCAGTCTACCGCAAAAAGGCCGGCCCCCAGGGGCCGGCCTGCACCGCTCGGGTTCGGAGGGCTAGTTGGCGCCTTCGCCCGCGGGCTGCGTCTCGGCGGGCGCCGGCGGCTCCGGCGCAGCCTGGTCGGGCGCCTGCTGGGTCGCGGGCTCCTCGGTCTTGGGCGCGAGGCTGCCGAGCACGTCGACGATCCGGTTCTCCACGCCGGCCTCCTGCTTGAGCTGGTCGATCCACTCGGCGGCCAGCTTGGCCCGCTTGGCGGCCAGCGCCAGCTGCTCGGCCTCGGCCTTGACGGCCTCGAAGGGCTTCTTGACCTCGGCCTTCTTGTCCTTGACGAGGACGACCATGTAGGTCTTCTGGTTGTCCTGTCCGGGCAGCTCGACGACCTCGGAGACGCCCCAGCCGCCCGCCTGGTCGTAGTCGGCGTCGGTGGCGAAGACGAGCTGCTCGACGACCGGCGGCAGGCCGCTGCCGGGGTTGACCGTGCCCAGGTCGCTCACCTGGCCGCCCAGCCCCTTGGCCAGCTCCTCGAGCGGGTCGCCGGCGATCAGCTTTTCGCGGAACTTGTCGGCGGTCTCCTTGTCCTTGAAGCTGACCGTCTTGACGGTGGCCGACGCCGGGATGCTGAAGCGCGCCGGGTTCTCCTCGTAGTACGCGCGCACCTCCTCCGGGGTCACCGTGACGTCCTTCGTCTTCCACAGCTGCACGTCCTGGGCCTTCTGGGCGCGGGTCCCGATGAAGGGCTCGCCCGAGGCCTCGGCCTGCTGCAACAGCAGCTCCTCGGTGATCAGCTGATCCGTCGCCGCCGGGAAGAAGAAGGAGACGGCCAGCTCGCCCAGGCCCTGCTGGATCAGCTGGGGCACCTGCTGGTCGGAGAAGACCACCTGAATGACGTCGGCCAGCTTGATCGTCTTGTCCCCCACCTTGGCCACGTCGGGGTTCTTGTACTCGTAGGGGATCTGCTCCTCGGTGAACTTGACGACGGCGCGGTCGCGCACCTCGCGGATGTAGTTCTCCACCGCCCCGTTCTGCTTGACCTGGAGCGCGTCGCTCTTGACGCGGTCGGCGACCTGGTCGTAGGGGACGTCGCCGCCGGGCAGGAACTCCTCGACCTTGACGATGTAGTAGCGGCCCCCGGTCTCGATGACCTCGGTCATGCCGCCGCTCTTGAGCTGGAAGACGGCGTCGGCCACGGGGGTCGGGAAGACGAGGCGGGTAACGGGGCCGGGTTCGCTCGAGCCCGGCTCGGCGCCCACCGCGCCGCCCTGCTCCGCGCCCACCTTGGAGTACTGCCGCGCCAGCTCGGCGAAGTCGGCGCCGCCGATCAGCTGCTTGTAGACCTGGTCGGCGGTGGCCTGGTCGTCGAGGACGATCTGGCGCGCCTTGACGCGGTCCTCGGCAGCGTACTCGCCCTTGTGCAGCTCGTAGTAGAAGCGGGCCTCTTTGTCGCTGAGCTTGACCTTCTTGCGCAGCTCGTCGATGCGCTTCTGAATGCGCAGCTGGGTGCGGATCTCGTCGCGCAGCTGGCTGTCGGTGTAGCCGATGGACTGCAGGAAGCGGTCGTAGCCCTCGCGGTCGGTGACCCCCAGCCGCTCGCGCAGCTGGTCCACCTGCTGCTTGACCTCGGAGCTGGAGACGCGGATGCGGGCGGCGTCCTGCCGCAGCGCCTCGAGGGTGATGACCTGCTCCAGGAAGTAGGTGTCGATCAGCGGCCGCAGCACCCCGGTGGGGTTGAGGGTGAAGAGCGGGTTCGTCTGGGCTTTGCGCATCAACTCCAGCTCGTTGATGGGCTGGCCGTTGACGTAGAGAATGGGCCGGCCCTCCTGCTGCGGGTTCCCCTGCGGGGTGAAGAGGAAGATGGTGCCGATGGCAAAGGCCGCAGCCAGTATGCCGAAGATGATGGTGATGGCGCGTTTACTTATTTTCACTTGACGTCCTCCTTCGGGCGGTGCTAGATTGCTGGGTGCGAGTGCGCCCGTAGCTCAGTTGGATAGAGCGTCGGCCTCCGGAGCCGAAGGCCACAGGTTCGAATCCTGTCGGGCGCACCACTTTTTTCTTTATAGCGGCCTAGCTTGAGCCCTGGGTGAACCCGACGCACAAACCGGATTGTAGCACGCGGCCTGCGCCGCCTCCGGCGCCGCCGGCGTAGAATGAGGGCAGGAGGTGTCCCATGATCAAGCGTCTGCTCCTCGCCACCGACGGCTCCACCCCCGCGCTGGGGGCCGAGCGGCTGGCGGGCTACCTGGCTTACGAGCTGGAAGCGGTGCTCGAGGCCCTGTACGTGCGGGACATCCGGCTGATCCGCATGCCCGAGCTGATGGACTGGGGCGCGATCAGCATGCCCATGCCGGTCTACCACGAAGAGATGGAAAAGGTGCTGACCGCGCGCGCCGAGGCGGTGCTGGAGCGCGTGCGTGAGGAGACCGAGCAGGCGGGCGTGAAGGTCGAGCCGACGGTGCGCACCGGGGTGCCCTACCAGGTCATCGTCGAGGAGGCGCGCACCGCCGACCTGGTGGTGCTGGGCCGCGCCGGCGAGGCCAGCGGCCACGAGGCCACGGGGCTGGGCTCGACGACGGAGCGGGTGGTGCGCACCTCGCCCACGCCAGTGCTGGTGGCGCCGCTCGAGCCGGTGCGGCCCGACCGGCTGCTCCTCGCCTACGACGGCTCCGACCCCGCCACCCGGGCCCTCCACCTGGCCGCGGAGCTGGCCGCGGGGCTGGCGCTGCCCGCCTTTGTGCTGACCGTGGACGACGACGCCATGCGCGCCGAGGCACTGGCCGCCGAGGCCGTGGCCTACCTGGCCGAACGCGGGGCCACCGCCAGCACCCAAACGGCCGCCGGCGACCCCGACGAGCGCATCCTGGAGGCCGAGGCGCCCACCGACCTGCTGGTGATGGGAGCCTTCGGCAAGGGGCTGATCCGCACGCTGCTCCTGGGTTCGACCGCCGAGCTGGTGCTGCGTCGCGCGGTGGGGCCCGTCCTGGTCGTCCGCTGAAATGTTCTTCTACGAATACCTCTTCGTCCGCGCCTCGCTGGTCTACCTGATCTACACGGCGCTGCTGGGCTTCCTCTTCTACCTGGAGCCCGGCTGGATGGCCTACCTGCGAAGCTCGCACGTGCACGCGGGCCTGGTGGGCTTCTTCCTCAACATGGTCTTCGGGGTCGCCTACTGGATGATGCCGCGGCCGGGCCAGCTGAAGCAGCCGGGTCTGGAGGCGGCCACCTTCTACGCCCTCAACAGCGGCCTGGTGCTGCGCCTGGTCTTCGAGCCGTTTG is part of the Oceanithermus desulfurans genome and harbors:
- a CDS encoding sigma 54-interacting transcriptional regulator, with the translated sequence MKRPRTLGELKAGGWPLARLRRSVRDEARENLAAKLRGGETLFPGIYGYEETVIPALVRAVLARQHFILLGLRGQAKTRILRSLIRLLDPELPALDTPLRDHPLAPVSPEGRRLLREAGDDAPLVWLTPEDRYVEKLATPDVTVADLIGELDPIKAARRGEGLADLEAVHYGLIPRANRGVFAVNELPDLPARVQVALFNVLEEGDVQVRGFPLRLPLDVWLVFSANPEDYTARGRIVTPLKDRIDAEIRTHYPRSLEAGMRITRAEARLPEGVRIPDFVARAVERVAFLARRDPRVDPASGVSQRLAIALLEQVAAGAEARALSQGEAPLARPRDVYGGLSAITGKLELEYEGELVGAEALARELIARAFAEEWGERPGLEAVAAWFEEGRVLELPDAAEAAWARVREVEPLFALATPHAATVVEGAAWAEFALEALVGRGLLRRAEAGYRKAPPPEVADGRETLPP
- a CDS encoding peptidyl-prolyl cis-trans isomerase; translated protein: MKISKRAITIIFGILAAAFAIGTIFLFTPQGNPQQEGRPILYVNGQPINELELMRKAQTNPLFTLNPTGVLRPLIDTYFLEQVITLEALRQDAARIRVSSSEVKQQVDQLRERLGVTDREGYDRFLQSIGYTDSQLRDEIRTQLRIQKRIDELRKKVKLSDKEARFYYELHKGEYAAEDRVKARQIVLDDQATADQVYKQLIGGADFAELARQYSKVGAEQGGAVGAEPGSSEPGPVTRLVFPTPVADAVFQLKSGGMTEVIETGGRYYIVKVEEFLPGGDVPYDQVADRVKSDALQVKQNGAVENYIREVRDRAVVKFTEEQIPYEYKNPDVAKVGDKTIKLADVIQVVFSDQQVPQLIQQGLGELAVSFFFPAATDQLITEELLLQQAEASGEPFIGTRAQKAQDVQLWKTKDVTVTPEEVRAYYEENPARFSIPASATVKTVSFKDKETADKFREKLIAGDPLEELAKGLGGQVSDLGTVNPGSGLPPVVEQLVFATDADYDQAGGWGVSEVVELPGQDNQKTYMVVLVKDKKAEVKKPFEAVKAEAEQLALAAKRAKLAAEWIDQLKQEAGVENRIVDVLGSLAPKTEEPATQQAPDQAAPEPPAPAETQPAGEGAN
- a CDS encoding universal stress protein; its protein translation is MIKRLLLATDGSTPALGAERLAGYLAYELEAVLEALYVRDIRLIRMPELMDWGAISMPMPVYHEEMEKVLTARAEAVLERVREETEQAGVKVEPTVRTGVPYQVIVEEARTADLVVLGRAGEASGHEATGLGSTTERVVRTSPTPVLVAPLEPVRPDRLLLAYDGSDPATRALHLAAELAAGLALPAFVLTVDDDAMRAEALAAEAVAYLAERGATASTQTAAGDPDERILEAEAPTDLLVMGAFGKGLIRTLLLGSTAELVLRRAVGPVLVVR